In the Elizabethkingia bruuniana genome, CCCAAAGTAGCACTCATTATACCTCCGCCAATAAGAACGACATCGTATTTAGGTTTCGGATTCATTTTATTATAACAATTTTATATTATAGGATTAGTTAAGTTTCGCTGTTAGTTTCTTGAACTGCTTTTCAGCATTCTTGTCCTCATATAGGATTTCATACACAGTATTAACAATCGGAAGCTTTAATTTCCTTTCCTTTCCGATTTCATAAATACTTTTTGTTGCATAATAACCTTCCGCCACCATACTCATAGACTGGATTGCTGATTTTACAGTATATCCTTTACCTATTAAATTCCCCAGCATTCTGTTTCGGCTGAATAAAGAATATGCCGTTACCAATAAGTCTCCAAGGAATGCAGATTGGTTCACATCTCTTGGTTCCGGATAGATTGCATCCAAATACAATTCCATTTCACGGATTGCATTGGAAACATATACTGCATTAAAGTTATCTCCATAACCCAGACCTGCTGCTATACCTGCACCGATTGCATAAATATTTTTCAGGACTGCGCTGTACTCGTTTCCTAAGATATCCGAAGATTTGTTTACTTTGATGAAATCTGATTCCAAAAGTTTAGCTACTTTGGCAGCATTTTCTTCTTCAGCAGCCGAAACCGTAAGATAAGAAAGTCTCTCCATAGCAACTTCTTCAGCATGACAAGGACCAGAAATTACAGCCTGGCTTCTGAAACCAATATTGTGTTTTTCTCTCAGGAAATGTGCAACAATATCATTTTGTTCTGGTACAATCCCTTTAATTGCAGATACAAATAGTTTTCCCTGAAGATCAACATTCAGAGGTTCTAAAGTCTTACCAAGGTATATAGAGGGAGTTGCCAGAATAATAACATCACAGGCAGATACCAGTTCATTGATATCTGTTGTTATTTGCAACTGTTTGAGGTTAAAAAGTACAGCTGTAAGATATGAAGGATTATGCTTTTTTAGTTCTATCGCTCCTTTTACAAATTCGTTTCTTACACACCAGTGAATCGTTTTACAGTTTTCTGTCAGCATCTTTACTATTGCAGTAGCAAAACTCCCGCTCCCTACAACGCCGACGCTAATACCGTTCCCGGATTTCTTCTTAGCCATTATTAGAATTTAGGTTCCACAAATATACAACTTAACCAATAAAACATTCAAGACTTTGGCCTTTATTTATTCAGGAAAAAGGGCTAAAATATTTAACATTAATTAACAGATTGACAACATAATATAACTTTTGCCAGTGAACTTTTTATAATATTTTCTTTATTTTTGCCTCCCTAACATTTCATGCTTATGAAACATTTTTTTTCGTCCCGTAAGAATCTAAGATATACCATATATGGTTTATTAGCTGTTGTTCTGGTACAAGCTGTAGTTATGATAAACTTTATAAACAAAAAAGATGATAAAGTCTATCAGGTGAATCTGGTACAAATAAAAGATAAAAAAGACAGTCTGGATTATACGGAAGTAAAAAACAACCTTACACAGTTGGACAGAGTTGTTAAAAGTCTTTCCAACTTTTTGGCATCTAATAATATTGAGGCTCCACAAATTGAATCTCTGGATGCTGAAAATCTTTCAAACGGTATTTACTTAAGCCAGCAGGCCAACCGGTATACGCAAGCTCTTGTAGATTATCAGACAAAGCTTCAGCAAATTCCTCTTGGGATTCCAACCAACGGAGAGATCTCATCTAACTTTGGTGTCAGAAAGAATCCTATTCCTCCAAAAAGAATTGTGATGGCTGGTGTAAACCTTCCTAAAACGGATTCTGCAGGAACTGCAACAGCTACAGTAAAACCAACCCAGGATCCGGAAGTTATGCAGTTTCATAAAGGTTTGGATATTGCCGTTCCTTTTGGTTCTGATGTAAGAAGTGCTGCACAGGGAACTGTAATATTTGCAGGTCAGAAAGGTGGTTACGGAAACTGTGTTATTGTATCTCACGGAAATGGATTAGCTACCTTATATGGACATTTATCCAGCGTATTGGTAAGTCCTAATCAGCAAATAAAAGTAGGCGAAGTCATTGCAAAGTCAGGAAATACAGGGCGTTCCACAGGACCACATCTTCATTACGAAGTACATAAGAATAATACTCCGGTTAACCCAAGATTATTTCTGGGAATAAAATAAACCGAGCTAAAAAATATAACCCTCACAGATGTGAGGGTTTTATTTATATATCGTTAACCAGATTGATGTCCGGTTATACTAAATTCTTACTGCAGTTTTTTTCCTTTAAATTTTTTGACTGAAGAACTCATTTCCATAACTCTGTCGCCATCCCATTCATAGACAGCCGTTTTGGTAAATCCATCCATTTTATATTCATCATTATCCGGATTAGCATTTTCTGCCTCTTCTGTCGTCATGACAAACTGATTTGCAGTTTTTCCGGTAAAGTTATAGTCTTCTGAATGGTAATAAATACCAGCATCTGCCACAGATTGCAACAATGGTAAGGCTACTAAGAATCCTTCCTTTTTCATAAAGTAAGTTTGTTTATAGGTAGGTATACCACAAGCTTCACCAGAAACAGATACATCTATGATATAGTCAATATTTTTGAATTTTTTAGTTCTGTCAACCTTAAATTCAACTCCTGCAATATTTTCCATAGTACCTGCATTGAAAACTCCGGAACCTAAAAGCTCTCCTTTTTCCAGAACACTTACCTCTCCTTTTAATGCATTGCTACTGATGCCTTCTATATCTATAACCTTCTGAGTTCCGCTAACTCCAAAAAGAAATTCTTTTCCATCTAATAGCTTATTGGCTACACTTAGATTGGCTCCCCAGACATATCCCTCCTTTCCATTATACTGGATTTTGTACCACTGGGCACTTCTTTCCTGTATTTTGTTTATAATATTGGTCTCCTGAACAATTTTCACAGAAGTCCCTTGCGGCAAAGCATCTACAACATTCCCTGTAAGCCCCGGAAGATCTCTGATATTGGTTTTATCTACAAAAATTTTAGCCGTACTTCCAACCTCTTTGTGAAATATATAATTTTCATAAGCTTCTTCCACTGGTACAGCAATAGCTGCAGCTTTATCCGAAGCATCCCGCGCCTTTACAGCAACTTCGACAGCAGCTGTTTCCTGAGCAAAATATAAGGTAGAAATATTAAGAGCTAAAAAATAATAAATTGTTTTTTTCATAATCATCATTAATGCTCTCAAAGATAAGAAAAAACCGAATCTTACTAGATTCGGCTTTATTTTTATTTAGTCAGAAGTAATGAAACCCATTCTTCTCTTTGTAACTTCTTCTGCAACTGAAGATTCTGTTCTTCGCAGACCTGTAAAATATCGTCTACATCGAAGAAACATAATCCTGAAAGCAATAAAGAACCTCCCGGCTCCAATACCTCAACATATCGTGGAATATCGGAGATAAGAATATTACGGTTAATATTCGCTAAAATAATCTCGAATTTTTCCTGTCCCAGGTTATCAGCAGTTCCCAATTCTACACGCATTGGTGTATTATTACGTTCTGCGTTCTCTCTGGAATTCTCCACTGCCCATTCATCAATATCGATTCCTAAAACATCTGAAGCGCCTTTCTTTTTAGCATAAATAGCTAAAACAGAAGTTCCACACCCCATATCCAGTACTTGTTTTCCCTGGAAATCCATATCCATCATCTGTTGGATCATAAGATATGTAGTAGCATGGTGCCCGGTTCCGAAAGACATTTTCGGCTGAATGATAATTTCTTCTTCCAATCCTTGTGATTCATGGAATTCTGCACGGATTAAAACTTTATCTTCTACATTAATCGGTTGGAAGTTTTTCTCCCATTCTTCATTCCAGTTGATGTTAGGCATTTCTTTATAGGTATAAGAAATTTTCACATCATCATGATTCAGCAGCCACTGATTTTTAAGCTCTTCTTCATTAAGTAATTCCGCCTGAATATAAGCTAAGATCCCATCCGGGTTCTCAGTAAAACTGTCAAATCCCTGCTCTATCAGTTCAGCCATCAGAATTTCATTCCAAGGCTCTACAGGTTCTATTTTAAAATCGAATTCTAAGTATTGTGTCATTTATAAAATGTTGCAATTGGCAAAGTTAGCTTAAGTTTAGTCAAAAGCCTTAATAATTGCAGTGAAATCTTCTATTTTCAATGCAGCTCCACCAATAAGACCTCCGTCCACATCTGGTTTAGAGAATATTTCTTTTGCATTATCCGGTTTTACACTTCCGCCATAAAGGATAGAAATTTCATCAGCTACTTCCTGCCCGTATTTAGCAGCAATAAGTGAACGGATATGTGCATGAATTTCCTGAGCTTGCTCTGGTGAAGCAGTTTCTCCGGTTCCGATAGCCCAAACCGGTTCGTAAGCGATTACTACTTTTTTAATCTCTTCTGCTGAAAGAGTGAAAAGCGCAACTTCAGTCTGGTTTTTAATAACCTCAAAATGCTGTCCAGATTTACGCTGCTCCAAAGTTTCTCCGTTACAGTAGATTGGCACAAGACCATTATCTAAAGCTAATTTTACTTTTCTGTTGCAGTGGCTGTCTGTTTCCCCGTGGTATTGTCTTCTTTCTGAGTGGCCAATAATAGCACCTGTTGCATTAACTGAAGCCAACATATCAGCTGAAATCTCACCAGTATAAGCTCCGCTGGTGTGTTCCGACATATCCTGAGCAAAAACACCTACGTTATCATTTAAGAAAATATTTTTAGCAGTAGTTATATAAAGTGCCGGTGGTGCAATGTAAACCTCACAGTTGATAGCATTATGCTTTTTATATCTGTCTAACTCATGCATTAGTTCCTGAGCTTCAGTATAATTTTTATTCATTTTCCAGTTTCCTGCAACGATTTTCTTTCTCATAGTTTATATAAGTTTTGTTAAGTTATTTATTAATTCCTTCTAATTTGAACATAAAAGCATATACTAAGGCAACATCTTTCAGATAATCGAATCTTCCTGAAGCTCCGCCATGACCATAGTCCATATCGGTTTTCAGCATCAGTACATTTTTATCCGTTTTCATATCTCTCAATCTCGCCACCCATTTCGCAGGTTCAAAATACTGTACCTGAGAATCGTGTAAACCTGTAGTGACCAAAAGATTAGGATAGTTTTTCTTTTCTACATTCTCGTATGGAGAATAAGACTTCATATAGAAATAAGCTTCTTTATTATTAGGATTCCCCCACTCATCATATTCATTTGTGGTTAACGGAATACTTTCATCCATCATTGTATTCACAACATCTACAAACGGAACCTGAGAAATTACACCATTCCACAGTTCGGGTTTCATATTTACAACAGCTCCCATTAACAGACCTCCGGCGCTTCCACCCTGAGCGTACAAATGTTTTGGAGAAGTATATTTTTGGTTCACCAGATATTCTCCGGCATCAATAAAATCGGTAAAAGTATTTTTCTTTTTCATCATTTTACCGTCTTCATACCACTGTCTTCCCATCTCCTGTCCACCGCGGATATGTGCTATGGCATAAGCAAATCCTCTGTCCAGAAGGCTTAATCTTGTACTGCTGAATGTGGCATCCATAGAACTTCCGTAGGAACCATAAGCGTATAAAAGCAAAGGAGACTTTCCGTCTTTCTTGTAGCCTTTCTTATAAACAATGGAAATCGGAATTTTAGTCCCGTCTTTTGCTGTAGCAAAAAGTCTTTCGGTTTCATAGTTATTTTTGTCATAACCACCTAAGACTTCCTGTTGTTTCAATAATATTCTTTTTCCCGTTTTCAAATTTTGTTCAAACTGAGAACTCGGCGTAATCATAGAAGTATAACCGAAACGGAAATTATCGGTATTATATTCCGGATTTCCGGAGGAATAAACGGTATATGCAGGTTCATCAAATTTCAGAAACTCTTTTTTACCGGTTTTTCTGTCATATATTACCAGTTGTGAAAGTCCATTTTGTCTTTCACTAAATACCAGATAATTTTTGAATTCTGTAATCCCTTGCATTAGCACATCTTTTCTGTGCGGGATAAAGTCTTTCCAGTTTTCAACTCCGGTTTTGTCCAAAGGAGTCTCTACAACTTTAAAGTTTAAAGCATCTTTGTTGGTTGTAACTAGAAATCTGTCTTCCAATGGCGTAACATCATATATTACATCTTTCATTCTCGGCTGGAAAACTTTGAATGTTCCTGCAGGATTATCTGCATCCAGATATCTTATTTCGGAAGAGGTTGTAGCCCCTGAAGAGATCATAATGAATTTCTCATTCTTGGATTTTCCAACTCCGATATAGTTACTTTTATCTTTTTCTTCATAAACCAATACATCCTTTGAAGGATCGGTTCCTAAGCTGTGTCTGAAAATTTTCTCTGTTAAAAGTGTTTCGGGATTTTTAGCTGTATAGAAAATAGTCTTATTATCATTGGCCCATGTTGCAGATCCCGTTGTATTGATTATCCCTAAATCTGTTGTTTTACCTGTAGATAAGTCTTTCAGAAAAAGTTTATACTGTCTTCTGGATACATCATCTACCCCATAAATCATTTTCATATTATCGGGGCTTATACTAAATCCTGATGCAGCATAGTAGGCATGTCCCTCTGCAAGTTTGTCTACATCTAAGAGTACTTCCTCGGGAGCTTTCAGGTCACCTTTCTTCCGGCAGTATTTAAAATATTGCTTACCAGCGTCTGTACGGGTATAATAGTAATAACCATTTCTGAAAACAGGAACAGACTCATCTTTTTCCTTGATGCGGTTCTTCATTTCCTGGAAAAGTTTTTCTCTGAAAGGCTCCGTATCCTTCATCATCCCTGTCCAGTAAGTATTTTCAGCTTTCAGATAGTCTACAACTTTTTCGGAGTTAGCTCCTTTTTTGAAGTAATCTATCATCCAGTAATAAGGGTCACTTACTTTATCACCGTGAATTTCCCGTATGTGTTCCTGCTTTTCGGCAACTGGTGCTTTTATATCAGGAAATTGCTGAGCCTGAAGTATAGTCGTACTCATAAGTATTAATCCTAAGTATTTATTTTTCATATATTCGCTTTTGGTGTTGTGTTTTGTCTTGTATTATTTCATCTTCCAGATAGATTTCATCGAGGAATAAAACTGGTGTTCTTCTTCGCTCACCTCATCGTTTGCTTTAATTAGTTTTTTAGCAAACTGACGAAAATCTTTTCTTTCTTTTTCTGTAGAATCATCATAAAAGCACTGTGCATGGAATTCAAAATGTTTCTCCCATTCACCAGGGCTTAGATTGGCTATTATTTCTGTTTCAGCATCAAGGCTTACAAAGAAAGGAAACTCATCTTCTATATATTCTTTAATTACTTTTTCTTCTCCCGGATGAAATTTATAATCTACAGCAGAAAGAATCATTAAAAGATGATATCCTGCGATTGATTTGTTCGATTTATGTGTCATTTTTATATGTTTCTTTTTCAAATTTAGTTATTAAAATTCCATCTTCTATCTTTCTAAAGAAAAATTAGGAATTAAACCCGGACGTTGAGATTCATTGGCTACTTTCCATGAAGTTCTGTACATCCATTCTGTCATCTTATACAGTTTTTTGTAATTGATATTTTCCGACTCGTCCTGAGGGGTATGGTACTGATTGTGCAAAACACTGGTAAAAAACAATGCCGGAATTCCAATCCTTGCATATGGAAGATGATCACTTCTGAAGTAAAAATATTCAGCATGTTCAGGAGAATCCCAATCTTTCAGGTATCTGAATTTTGTTCCTTCATTATTAGCCTCTTCAGCCATTTTCACAAGCTCTTCGGAATTTTTATGCGGAGTATTTCCGCCTAATAAAGCTGCTTCATCATTACTATTCCTCCCGATCATATCCCCGTTCAGTACAGCAACGATTTGCTCTTTTGGAACTACAGGATGTGATGCATGCCATCTGGATCCCAATAATCCTCTTTCTTCAGCACCATGAAATACAAAAAGAATACTTCTTTTACCAGGCTGCAGTTTATAGGCTCTTACCATTGCCAGCATGGCAACACAGGTACTGGCATTATCATCCGCACCATTATAAATTGTATCATTCTTTACAGGATGCCGTATTCCATCATGATCCTGGTGGCCGCTAATCAGAACGTATTCATTTTTTAATTTCGGATCTGTGCCTTCTATTTTGCCGATAACGTTTACAGAAGGATATCTGTAAGTTTCAGTCATCAGATTTAATGAAACTTTAGTACTATTTTTCAACTGGTCTGCATCAGATTTTCTAATCCATACAACAGGCATATTGTTCTCTACTTTCTCTCTCAGACCTTCAACACCATACAATCCTCTTGTCATTTGCGGATATACTTCTACCCAGCTTTTTTCAGCAATGTCATCGGTAATAAATATAATAGCCTTTGCCCCAAGCTTAAAAGCTGTATTATAATATTTTGCTTTTACAAATCCCGGATACCGTCTCTGGAAAAGAAACATATCTTGTTTTATCCCTTTTGCCGAACTGTTGACAACAAGAACTTTTCCTTTAATATTTAATTTTTGTAAGTCTTCCGGTTCTGCATTTCCGGCATATAACATATCAGCATTGATATTAGCATTTACGGGTTCCGTTACCAGAAAGTCTTTCCATAATTTTAAATCACGATCTCCAATCTTCAGACTGCTCTGTGGAGACACCTGGTGTCTGTACATTTCATAAAACTGAAAAAAAGTTCCGTTATCTCCTGCGGGTTTCATTCCGGACTCACTGGCTTTATTAGCCAGCCACATAGATACCTTAAGTTCATCCAGAGTTCCCGCTTCCCTGCCACGAAATTGATCCGCAGCAATCTCGAACATATCTGTTCTAAGATCTGATTCTTTGATAGCTGAAACCAACGGATTTTTATACTGTTGTGCATTGCCCAGACAAAAAAACGCCAGACCAATAACCACTTGTAAATATTTCTTTTTCATTCTGTTAATTAAACCTGGTTACTATGTAAAATATCAGAGCCATCAAGATTCTTAATTATTAAAATAATCTTTTGCTTCCTGCTTGAAAACAATTTTTCCGTTTTCCAGAATCAGTACAAAAGGATTGCTTCGTGCAATAGTTTTTATAGCTGTACCATCCATCGTACCATGTGGCACTTTGGTAAAGGTATTTTCTTGTGTAGAAACCGCATATACTTTAGACTTTCTGCTTAGAAGTCCGTTTTCAATTTTGTTAATCATTTCCTTCGATAGTTTTTCAGGCTTATAGGTAAAGATCATTATAATTCTTGGTTCATTAAGGATCTGCTCAGTAACATCCTGTCCGTCTGAATCTGTAATCTTAAAGTTTTTAATAGTAGAATCGTAACCTTGCTTTTTCAGTTTCTCCTTAGTCTTATCAGACTCTATCTGCCAGGTTTCATCTTTCCAGATATTGGTAGAAAGATAGTCGTTCTGTGACATTGTTTTCTCTTCTCCTGTCTTCGTATTTTTCAGGGTATAGAAAACTTCGTATTCGGAAGGATTAGCTTCTATTTTCGCTTTTTCAGCTTTCAGATCTGTATCGATTTTATAATCTCTGAAGTCTATGTAAGGTTCTCCCAGTATCCCTTTCAATATAATAACAGTAAGGAAAATACAGCTTAACAAAAACAACGTCATTCGTGGGAAACCACTTTTCAGAAAATGTACTTTATTGCTTTCGTCATTTTTATACATTTTAAGCAATATCGCTATCAGTACCAACAATACCATGTCCTTTGTAAAAGAGGTCCATGGTGTCATTTTCAGCGCATCACCAAAACAGCCACAATCCGTTACTACATTGAAGTATGCAGAATAGAAAGTAAGGAAAGCAAAGAATATACAGATGATAAGAAGTGAGAGTAATGTACGTTTTACTCTTATTTTCAGTAACAGCAAAACGCCTAACAGAAGCTCTACTGTAACGACTATTATAGCGATAGGCAATGCCAGTTTTTCCAGAAAAGGAATATTAAACACTGAAGGCGAGAAATACTCTTCCAGTTTAAAGGAAAATCCTACAGGATCTACTGCTTTTACAAAGCCCGATATAATAAATATAATGGCTACAAAAACTCTGATAAATCTTTTCATCTTATATAATTATGGTGTTTAATAAATTTTAGTTCAGCTAACTAATCTTTCATTTTGATGAGACAGAAAACGGCATAGTTCAGCATATCGAAATAGTTGGCATCTAAACCTTCGGAAACTAAAGTTTTTCCTTTGTTATCTTCAATCTGTTTTGTTCTCAGTACTTTTTGGTAGATCAAATCCGTAATAGAAGAAATGCGCATCTCACGCCACGCTTCTCCGTAATCATGGTTTTTACGCAGCATAAGCTCTTTGGCTTCGTTAGCATAATGATCATACAGTTGGATAATCTGTTCCTGATCATCGTCCAGCGATTCGGCAAGTCCTTTTTCAAGCTGAATTAATCCAATAATAGAATAGTTAACGATAGCAATGAATTCTCCCCTTTCGTCTTCATCTACCATTTTTACTGTCGTCATTTGCAGGGTACGGATACGGTTCACTTTTATGTAAATCTGATCGGTAATAGAACTTGGGCGCAATACCCGCCACGCAGCTCCGTAATCGTGCATTTTTTTACTAAACAAATCTCTGCACTCGGAGATTATTTCATCAAACTCAATTGCTGTATTTTGCATAAATTAGCGTTGTAATGCCAAAGATACAAATTTAGCCTAAAGCGAAAAAGCTGATGAACACTTATAAAAAACAACTTTCTGTAAATCATAATTTTAGTATCAATTGCCGTGGAAAATTAGTTTCCCTTGAAAAACCACTCATCATGGGAATTCTGAACCTTACTCCGGATTCTTTCTCTGATGGCGGGCAATTTGGTCAGGAAAAAGCAGCTTTAGAACACGCTGAAAAAATGATTTCGGAAGGAGCTTCTATCATCGATATCGGACCTCAGTCTACCAATCCTAACTCAAAGCAGATTGATGCAAAGGAGGAAATAGAACGCTTGGGTAAAGTAATCTCATTACTAAAAAAAGAGTTTCCGGAAACGCTGATATCTGTTGATACGTTTTATGCTGAGACGGTAAAATATGCAGCTGATGAGGGAATGGATATCATTAATGATATTTCAGGCGGTCAGTTTGATCCCCAAATGTTTAAAACGGCTGCTGAAACGGGATTACCTTATATTCTCATGCATATTAATCCAAGCTTTGGAGAGATGCATGATAAAATACAGCACAAGGACATCACACTTAGTATCAATCAGTTTTTCTCTGAAAAAGTCTGGGAGCTTACAGAACTAAGGGTACACGATATTATATTGGATCCCGGATTTGGATTCGGAAAAACAATAGAAGACCAGTATACAATGACTGAAGAAGCTGAATATTTCGGATTCGGAAGACTTCCTTTACTTATTGGTATTTCCCGAAAATCTTTTATTTACAAATCTCTGGGCAAATCACCTTTGGAAATCGTAGAAGAAACCCAAAAGTTACATTTAAAATTACTGCATAAGGGAGCAAAAATCTTACGGGTACACGATGTTGCTGAAACTAAAAAAACAATTGATCTTTTCCTGAATAATTATTGATTTACTTGTTGTATTGTTAAATCGGTTAATCGTTGAATTGTTTACTCTACATTTTCTAACTCTAATTTCTAACTTCTATTTTCTATTTTCCCGGAATAGGAATCTGTAGGCCATTTTTCACCGTATGCATATTGACAAAAGTTTTAAAACGTTTGATATTGGTATTACTAAAGAATAACTGCCTTGTCAGCAATTCATATTCCTGCATTGTATTGACGACCATTACCAATACGAAATCAACTTCTCCGGTTACATAATAGCATTGCTGGATCTGAGGCACTTTGCTAAAGGTTCTCTCTATTTCGTCTATAAATTCAATTTTATCTGTATCCAGTTCTATTTCTACAAACAAAAGAATTTGGGCGCCTACTTTTTCCGAATCAATTACAGAAATATCTGATGTAATAATTTTATTTTCGCGCATCCGCTTAATACGTCGTTGTACTGCAGCTGCAGAAAGTCCTATTCTATCGCCAATATCCCGTTGCGACGTTTGGTTATCTTTTTGTAAAATATCCAGAATCTGTAAATCGAATTTATCCAAATCTTCCATAAGCAGGTTTAATATGAAACAAAATTGCAAATAAGAGGTTAAAATTAAAGAAAAAACACATGTGTTTTGAAGTAATTTCGTGAAATAAATATGACAAACTAATTTTATTCCTAATCTTTCACAACAAAATGAAAAGTACAAATACAAAAGGCTTTCTTTTAGCACTTATTGCTGCATCATTATGGGGAGTATCCGGCACCTTCGGACAATTTTTATTTCAACAGAGAGGTATTAGCGTAGAATGGATGATTACCGTCCGCATGCTTATTTCTGGTGCAATACTCTTATCGATTGGTGTA is a window encoding:
- a CDS encoding DUF1599 domain-containing protein, translated to MQNTAIEFDEIISECRDLFSKKMHDYGAAWRVLRPSSITDQIYIKVNRIRTLQMTTVKMVDEDERGEFIAIVNYSIIGLIQLEKGLAESLDDDQEQIIQLYDHYANEAKELMLRKNHDYGEAWREMRISSITDLIYQKVLRTKQIEDNKGKTLVSEGLDANYFDMLNYAVFCLIKMKD
- the folP gene encoding dihydropteroate synthase; translated protein: MNTYKKQLSVNHNFSINCRGKLVSLEKPLIMGILNLTPDSFSDGGQFGQEKAALEHAEKMISEGASIIDIGPQSTNPNSKQIDAKEEIERLGKVISLLKKEFPETLISVDTFYAETVKYAADEGMDIINDISGGQFDPQMFKTAAETGLPYILMHINPSFGEMHDKIQHKDITLSINQFFSEKVWELTELRVHDIILDPGFGFGKTIEDQYTMTEEAEYFGFGRLPLLIGISRKSFIYKSLGKSPLEIVEETQKLHLKLLHKGAKILRVHDVAETKKTIDLFLNNY
- a CDS encoding Lrp/AsnC family transcriptional regulator yields the protein MEDLDKFDLQILDILQKDNQTSQRDIGDRIGLSAAAVQRRIKRMRENKIITSDISVIDSEKVGAQILLFVEIELDTDKIEFIDEIERTFSKVPQIQQCYYVTGEVDFVLVMVVNTMQEYELLTRQLFFSNTNIKRFKTFVNMHTVKNGLQIPIPGK